A region from the Variovorax paradoxus genome encodes:
- the pheS gene encoding phenylalanine--tRNA ligase subunit alpha has protein sequence MNELDSLVATAGAAFAQAKTPAELENAKAQFLGKSGRITELMKGMAALSVDEKKSRGAAINVAKQAIESALTERRQQLADEELSLQLRAEALDVSLPGRRRIPGGLHPVSRTLERIEEIFSSMGFDVADGPEIESDWHSFTSLNNPPNHPARSMQDTFYVDLNGDDGIPYNLRPHTSPMQVRYAHQHIKKYAAEFAAAAADTTGTIKAPEIRVIAPGRTYRVDSDATHSPMFHQCEGLWLGENVSFKDLKVVFTDFCRTFFESDDLVLRFRPSFFPFTEPSAEIDIQFASGPLAGRWLEVAGSGQVHPNVVRNMGLDPERYIGFAFGMGPDRLTMLRYGVNDLRLFFDGDLRFLSQFQ, from the coding sequence ATGAACGAGTTGGACTCCCTGGTAGCCACCGCAGGCGCTGCCTTTGCCCAGGCGAAGACACCTGCAGAGCTCGAAAACGCCAAGGCCCAGTTCCTCGGCAAGTCGGGCCGCATCACCGAGCTGATGAAGGGCATGGCCGCGCTCAGCGTCGACGAGAAGAAGTCGCGCGGCGCCGCCATCAACGTGGCCAAGCAGGCCATCGAGTCCGCACTGACCGAACGCCGCCAGCAACTGGCCGACGAAGAGCTTTCGCTGCAGCTGCGCGCCGAGGCGCTCGACGTGAGCCTGCCCGGCCGCCGCCGCATTCCGGGCGGCCTGCACCCCGTGAGCCGCACGCTGGAGCGCATCGAGGAGATCTTCTCGAGCATGGGCTTCGACGTGGCCGACGGCCCCGAGATCGAGAGCGACTGGCACAGCTTCACCTCGCTCAACAATCCGCCGAACCATCCTGCGCGTTCGATGCAGGACACCTTCTATGTCGACCTGAACGGCGACGACGGCATTCCCTACAACCTGCGTCCGCACACCAGCCCGATGCAGGTGCGCTATGCGCATCAGCACATCAAGAAGTACGCGGCTGAATTCGCCGCTGCCGCAGCCGACACCACCGGCACCATCAAGGCGCCCGAGATCCGCGTGATCGCGCCGGGCCGCACCTACCGTGTCGACAGCGATGCCACGCACTCGCCCATGTTCCACCAGTGCGAAGGCCTGTGGCTCGGCGAGAACGTGAGCTTCAAGGACCTGAAGGTCGTGTTCACCGACTTCTGCCGCACCTTCTTCGAGAGCGACGACCTCGTGCTGCGCTTCCGGCCCAGCTTCTTCCCGTTCACCGAGCCCAGCGCCGAGATCGACATCCAGTTTGCGAGCGGCCCGCTGGCCGGCCGCTGGCTCGAAGTTGCGGGCTCGGGCCAGGTGCATCCGAACGTGGTGCGCAACATGGGGCTCGACCCCGAGCGCTACATCGGCTTTGCCTTTGGCATGGGCCCCGACCGGCTCACCATGCTGCGCTACGGCGTGAACGATCTGCGGCTGTTCTTCGACGGCGACTTGCGCTTTCTCTCGCAGTTCCAGTAA